A genomic stretch from Caldicellulosiruptoraceae bacterium PP1 includes:
- the atpD gene encoding F0F1 ATP synthase subunit beta, producing the protein MNQHVGYIVQIIGPVIDIRFEDENLPEINNAIEIQNQGNRLIAEVAQHLGNDIVRCIALGPTDGLRRGLTAIDTGEPIKVPVGRETLGRIFNVLGETIDNKGDLKPTDYWPIHRSAPSFEEQAPATEVFETGIKVIDLLAPYAKGGKIGLFGGAGVGKTVLIMELIRNIATEHGGFSIFTGVGERTREGNDLWLDMNESGVIEKTALVFGQMNEPPGSRMRVALTGLTMAEYFRDVEGQDVLLFIDNIFRFIQAGSEVSALLGRIPSAVGYQPTLANEVGSLQERITSTKKGSITSVQAIYVPADDLTDPAPATTFAHLDAITVLSRQIAELGIYPAVDPLDSNSRILDPRIVGEEHYNVARRVQEILQRYKELQDIIAILGMDELSEDDKMIVYRARKVQRFLSQPFFVAEAFTGREGRYVKLSETIRGFKEIIDGKMDHIPEQYFYMAGTIDEVYSRYNEDQNK; encoded by the coding sequence ATGAACCAACATGTTGGATATATAGTTCAAATAATTGGACCAGTTATTGATATTCGCTTTGAAGATGAAAATTTACCAGAAATTAATAATGCAATTGAAATTCAAAATCAAGGCAATAGATTAATTGCAGAAGTAGCTCAACATCTTGGAAATGATATAGTAAGATGTATTGCACTTGGTCCTACAGATGGTTTAAGAAGAGGATTAACTGCGATTGATACAGGAGAACCAATAAAAGTACCTGTTGGAAGAGAAACTTTAGGAAGAATTTTCAATGTTTTAGGTGAAACAATTGATAATAAAGGTGATTTAAAACCTACTGATTATTGGCCTATTCATAGAAGTGCACCTTCATTTGAAGAACAAGCACCAGCAACTGAAGTTTTCGAAACAGGAATAAAAGTTATCGATTTACTCGCACCTTATGCAAAAGGTGGTAAGATAGGATTATTTGGTGGTGCAGGTGTTGGTAAAACAGTTCTTATTATGGAATTGATAAGGAACATAGCCACTGAACATGGTGGTTTTTCAATTTTCACAGGCGTTGGTGAAAGAACAAGAGAAGGAAACGATCTTTGGCTTGACATGAATGAATCTGGTGTAATTGAAAAAACAGCATTAGTCTTTGGTCAAATGAATGAACCACCTGGATCAAGAATGAGAGTTGCCTTGACTGGTCTTACAATGGCTGAATATTTTAGAGATGTTGAAGGTCAAGATGTTCTTTTGTTCATTGATAATATATTTAGATTTATTCAAGCTGGTTCAGAAGTTTCTGCTTTATTAGGTAGAATTCCATCTGCTGTTGGTTATCAGCCAACTCTCGCAAATGAAGTAGGTAGTTTGCAAGAAAGAATAACATCTACAAAAAAGGGATCAATAACATCTGTTCAAGCTATTTATGTTCCTGCAGATGATTTAACAGATCCTGCACCTGCAACTACGTTTGCACACTTAGATGCTATAACTGTTTTGTCAAGGCAAATTGCAGAATTAGGTATATATCCTGCTGTTGACCCATTAGATTCTAATTCAAGAATATTAGATCCTCGAATTGTTGGTGAAGAACATTATAATGTTGCAAGAAGGGTGCAAGAAATTCTTCAAAGATATAAAGAACTTCAAGATATTATTGCTATTTTAGGAATGGATGAACTTTCAGAAGATGATAAAATGATTGTCTATAGAGCTAGAAAAGTTCAAAGATTCTTATCTCAACCATTCTTTGTTGCAGAAGCATTTACAGGACGTGAAGGAAGATATGTTAAACTTTCTGAAACAATTAGAGGTTTTAAAGAAATTATTGATGGAAAAATGGATCATATACCTGAACAATATTTCTATATGGCAGGAACTATTGATGAGGTTTATTCTAGATATAATGAAGATCAAAATAAGTAA
- the atpC gene encoding ATP synthase F1 subunit epsilon — protein sequence MPNLFNLEIITPERVFFNSDVEMVVLQAVDGEMGILYGHEPVIISLGIGKLKIKIDGTWKEAALSGGIAEVEPNKTMILTDAIEWPEEIDKQRAEQAKERAENKLKQKLSGDEFERYQAALERAINRIRMAEKNQSEK from the coding sequence ATGCCTAATTTATTCAATCTTGAAATAATTACTCCTGAAAGAGTTTTTTTTAATAGTGATGTTGAAATGGTAGTTTTACAAGCAGTAGATGGTGAAATGGGCATTCTTTATGGTCACGAACCAGTTATAATTTCGTTAGGAATTGGAAAACTTAAAATAAAAATTGATGGAACATGGAAAGAAGCTGCACTTTCAGGTGGGATAGCAGAAGTCGAACCTAATAAAACAATGATTTTAACAGATGCTATTGAATGGCCTGAAGAAATTGATAAACAAAGGGCTGAACAGGCAAAAGAAAGAGCAGAAAATAAATTAAAACAAAAATTATCAGGAGATGAATTTGAAAGATATCAAGCCGCATTAGAAAGAGCAATAAATAGAATTCGAATGGCTGAAAAAAACCAGAGTGAAAAATAG
- a CDS encoding radical SAM protein → MEIAKKIFGEALIKQGLRYISSNPEQNMEKILNWAEKLSIRPRDKEYIGNAKKYLLDKNSSWHKYAIRIIKETDPFVREKILVNFFVNAGFIGIAKQIEISKKYDINVPYAILIDPTAACNLRCKGCWAGEYRKADMLNYDVLSRVVKEAEELGIYFIIFSGGEPMVRKDDILKLCKEYPDTVFLSFTNGTLIDDEFIKKVKSVGNLAFAISIDGFEKSTDERRGNGVYQKITALMDKLKQEGIVFGFSTTYHRYNVDEVSSDEYIDFLIDKGAKFGWFFTYVPVGKDADLDFMATPEQRAFMYKRIEEIRWTKPLFALDFWNDGEPSGGCIAGGIRYLHINANGDVEPCAFIHFSNVNIKDCSLFEALQSPLFKAYRKNRPFNENHLRPCPMLDNPLKLKQMVEEANAHPTQIGGETESVEELSNKLLDYADKWGNVAEKLWEQRKNGVPQNKVDLSFLDINIKK, encoded by the coding sequence ATGGAAATAGCAAAAAAGATCTTTGGTGAGGCTTTAATTAAACAAGGTCTTAGGTATATATCTAGTAATCCTGAGCAGAATATGGAAAAAATATTAAATTGGGCTGAAAAACTATCTATAAGACCAAGAGATAAGGAATACATAGGAAATGCTAAGAAATATTTGCTTGATAAAAATTCTTCATGGCATAAGTATGCTATTCGTATTATTAAAGAAACAGATCCATTTGTGAGAGAAAAAATATTGGTTAATTTTTTTGTTAATGCAGGCTTTATTGGTATAGCAAAACAAATTGAAATAAGCAAAAAATATGATATTAATGTTCCTTATGCAATTCTTATTGATCCAACAGCTGCATGCAATTTACGCTGTAAAGGTTGCTGGGCTGGCGAATATAGGAAAGCTGATATGCTAAATTATGATGTACTTTCTAGAGTAGTAAAAGAGGCTGAAGAATTAGGTATTTATTTTATTATTTTTTCTGGCGGAGAACCTATGGTTCGAAAAGATGATATATTAAAATTATGTAAAGAATATCCCGATACTGTATTTTTATCTTTTACAAATGGTACATTAATTGATGATGAATTTATTAAAAAAGTTAAATCTGTAGGTAATTTAGCTTTTGCTATAAGCATTGATGGCTTTGAAAAATCAACAGATGAAAGACGAGGCAACGGAGTATATCAAAAAATAACTGCTTTAATGGATAAATTAAAACAAGAAGGAATAGTATTTGGATTTTCTACAACATATCACAGATATAATGTCGATGAAGTAAGTTCTGATGAATATATTGACTTTCTAATTGATAAAGGTGCAAAATTTGGATGGTTCTTTACTTATGTTCCTGTTGGAAAAGACGCAGATTTAGATTTTATGGCAACACCAGAACAAAGAGCATTTATGTATAAAAGAATAGAAGAAATTCGTTGGACTAAACCGCTTTTTGCATTAGACTTTTGGAATGATGGGGAACCTAGTGGTGGTTGTATCGCCGGTGGAATAAGGTATCTTCATATTAACGCAAATGGTGATGTTGAACCATGCGCATTTATACATTTTTCCAATGTTAATATAAAAGATTGTTCTCTATTTGAAGCACTCCAATCACCATTGTTTAAAGCATATAGAAAAAATAGACCGTTTAATGAAAATCATCTAAGACCTTGTCCAATGCTTGATAATCCATTGAAATTAAAACAAATGGTTGAAGAAGCAAATGCACATCCAACACAAATTGGAGGAGAAACAGAATCTGTTGAGGAACTATCAAATAAATTATTGGATTATGCTGATAAATGGGGTAATGTAGCTGAAAAGCTTTGGGAACAAAGAAAAAATGGTGTTCCACAAAATAAAGTTGATTTATCATTTTTAGATATAAATATAAAAAAATAA
- the atpG gene encoding ATP synthase F1 subunit gamma: protein MANKTRWIKSRIKSIIETKKITRAMYLISASKMKRARERLENTRPYFQKINELMKDIVIHGEQVNHIIFTGHEKAKDRIGILVISGDKGLCGGYNANIIRATLSFANKFQNKEIVIFPIGNVGRNFFKRKGFNVYENFNFIIQEPTIKRAKDISFLILRNFYNGEFSEIYIVYTKLITAIKQEVTISKLLPLDINEFIDKNIKKDEKIIYHPSAEETLNVIIFEYFKGNLFGSMVESYTSELASRMTAMDNATKSADEMISKLTLKLNRERQAVITQEISEIIGGAAALK, encoded by the coding sequence ATGGCCAATAAAACTCGTTGGATAAAATCAAGAATTAAAAGTATTATTGAAACTAAAAAAATTACTCGTGCTATGTATTTGATTTCTGCATCAAAAATGAAGAGAGCAAGAGAACGTTTAGAAAATACAAGACCTTATTTTCAAAAAATAAATGAATTAATGAAAGATATTGTTATTCATGGAGAACAAGTTAATCATATTATATTTACTGGTCATGAAAAAGCAAAGGATCGTATTGGAATTTTAGTAATTAGTGGTGACAAAGGTCTATGTGGCGGATATAATGCAAATATCATTAGAGCCACGTTAAGCTTTGCAAATAAATTTCAAAATAAAGAAATTGTTATTTTTCCAATTGGTAATGTTGGTCGCAACTTCTTTAAAAGGAAGGGCTTCAATGTTTATGAAAACTTTAATTTTATTATACAAGAACCTACAATAAAGCGTGCAAAAGATATATCTTTTCTTATACTCAGAAATTTTTATAATGGTGAATTTTCTGAAATTTATATTGTTTATACTAAATTAATTACTGCAATAAAACAAGAAGTTACCATTTCAAAACTACTACCTCTGGATATAAATGAATTTATTGACAAGAATATAAAAAAAGATGAGAAAATAATATATCATCCTTCAGCAGAAGAAACTTTAAATGTAATTATTTTTGAATATTTCAAAGGTAATCTTTTTGGTTCAATGGTTGAATCATATACAAGTGAATTAGCATCAAGAATGACTGCAATGGATAATGCAACAAAAAGTGCTGATGAAATGATAAGCAAACTCACACTTAAACTAAATAGAGAAAGACAAGCTGTTATAACTCAAGAAATTTCTGAAATTATTGGTGGTGCTGCAGCTTTAAAATAA